The following are encoded in a window of Telmatobacter sp. DSM 110680 genomic DNA:
- the queE gene encoding 7-carboxy-7-deazaguanine synthase, which translates to MSYSVKEIFYTLQGEGTHTGRVAVFCRFVGCNLWSGREEDRANALCKFCDTDFLGTEGADGGKFGSEVALADRIEGTWQAASPAQKRFVVFTGGEPLLQLDRPLIDAVHARGFEIAVETNGTVAAPLGLDWICVSPKAGTKLVQVTGDELKLVFPQADAKPEEFQSLAFRHFFLQPMDGPYRKENTEEALRYCLGNPLWRLSVQTHKFVGIR; encoded by the coding sequence ATGAGTTATTCAGTCAAGGAAATCTTCTACACGTTGCAAGGGGAGGGAACTCACACCGGACGGGTAGCTGTCTTCTGCCGTTTTGTGGGCTGCAATCTTTGGTCCGGCCGCGAAGAGGACCGCGCGAACGCGCTTTGCAAATTCTGCGATACGGATTTCCTTGGAACAGAGGGTGCCGACGGAGGAAAGTTTGGCTCTGAAGTCGCTTTGGCAGATCGAATCGAAGGGACCTGGCAAGCCGCCAGCCCAGCTCAAAAGCGTTTCGTGGTGTTCACAGGAGGCGAACCTCTCTTGCAACTTGATCGGCCCCTGATCGATGCGGTGCACGCCCGGGGCTTCGAGATTGCAGTGGAAACGAATGGGACTGTTGCCGCTCCTCTCGGGCTCGATTGGATCTGCGTCAGCCCGAAGGCTGGTACAAAGCTTGTCCAAGTTACTGGGGACGAACTCAAGTTGGTGTTTCCACAAGCCGACGCCAAGCCTGAGGAGTTTCAGAGTTTGGCATTTCGACACTTCTTCTTGCAACCGATGGATGGACCGTACCGCAAAGAGAACACGGAGGAGGCACTCCGATACTGCCTTGGCAATCCGCTTTGGCGGTTGAGCGTTCAGACACACAAGTTTGTAGGAATTCGATAG
- the queC gene encoding 7-cyano-7-deazaguanine synthase QueC, whose translation MIEAKPKAVVLLSGGLDSTTVLAIASASGYETYALSFSYGQRHSWELECARKIAANSGVKDHRIAQIDLRVFGGSALTADISVPKGRSLEEMSDKIPVTYVPARNTIFLSFALAWAEVLGSSDIFIGVNALDYSGYPDCRPEFIEAFERLANLATKAGVEGHQNLKIHTPLISLSKAEIVRKGRELGVDYGLTSSCYDPSSTGQPCGACDSCLLRQKGFIENALTDPLKYREGLTEVSS comes from the coding sequence ATGATCGAAGCAAAACCCAAGGCGGTGGTCTTACTCAGCGGAGGCCTGGATTCGACGACAGTCCTCGCGATCGCGAGCGCCTCAGGCTATGAGACCTACGCTCTTTCCTTTTCTTACGGGCAACGGCACTCCTGGGAGCTCGAATGCGCCCGCAAAATCGCGGCAAATTCAGGCGTCAAAGATCATCGGATCGCGCAGATTGATTTGCGAGTGTTTGGGGGATCCGCGCTAACTGCGGACATCAGCGTTCCCAAAGGACGTTCGCTCGAAGAAATGTCTGACAAGATTCCCGTGACGTATGTGCCGGCCCGGAACACGATCTTCCTATCATTTGCCTTGGCTTGGGCCGAGGTGCTTGGATCGAGCGACATCTTCATCGGCGTGAACGCTCTCGATTACAGTGGATATCCAGACTGCCGACCTGAATTCATCGAGGCCTTCGAGCGCCTCGCTAATCTGGCCACGAAAGCTGGAGTCGAAGGCCACCAGAATCTGAAGATCCATACGCCCCTCATCTCGTTGTCGAAAGCCGAGATCGTCCGCAAAGGACGAGAACTCGGGGTTGACTACGGACTGACGAGCAGTTGTTACGATCCGTCCTCCACCGGTCAACCGTGCGGAGCCTGTGATTCCTGCTTGCTCCGACAAAAAGGATTCATCGAGAACGCACTGACCGACCCATTGAAATATCGGGAAGGGCTCACGGAGGTCAGCTCATGA
- a CDS encoding helix-turn-helix domain-containing protein encodes MPVTIEGEEYYTNSEVSDELKVSRQTLWRWREKGSIPAGLRYRTRQVLFKADEVEAIRQFANRLVPIELGSGSVRQLGLFGRGSRQQEES; translated from the coding sequence ATGCCGGTTACAATCGAAGGCGAAGAATACTACACAAACTCGGAAGTATCTGATGAGCTTAAGGTTAGCCGTCAGACGCTGTGGCGTTGGCGCGAGAAAGGCAGCATCCCTGCGGGCCTTCGTTACAGAACCCGCCAGGTGCTCTTCAAAGCGGACGAAGTCGAGGCCATTCGGCAGTTCGCTAACCGGTTAGTTCCCATTGAACTAGGGAGCGGCTCGGTTCGCCAACTGGGACTTTTCGGAAGAGGATCCCGGCAGCAGGAGGAATCATGA
- a CDS encoding HNH endonuclease has product MIDGGITSGERLCNFVNHRLLSDGVWSDLELLLESTGRSTQLVAFFRQIAAVTLTGRIVAAGLSINGDVPTYEVAFQRLFKEHLRDVVGIPGKILNEMYRFGQRAVEAALQGAPMSLQKQMRAWALNRHHWCYMCGQALEFNQNDPVRGYTLEHIWPQSYGGDSIEDNFLPACQSCNSKKKANFATWAMPPIQSLLYGIAPDDQRLEEIHGSFKFSLHYRAAQVLAIKEGRTLKEAFLKIGPWTTTRFIDADDVADFFNLENHKLY; this is encoded by the coding sequence ATGATCGACGGCGGTATCACATCCGGTGAACGTCTCTGCAATTTCGTAAACCACAGACTCTTGTCCGATGGTGTTTGGAGCGATCTCGAATTGCTCTTGGAATCGACTGGGCGCTCTACCCAGTTGGTGGCGTTTTTCAGACAAATTGCGGCGGTGACATTGACGGGACGAATCGTCGCAGCCGGTCTCTCAATAAACGGTGATGTTCCAACTTACGAGGTGGCCTTCCAAAGACTCTTCAAGGAGCATTTGCGGGACGTGGTTGGAATACCCGGAAAGATCCTGAACGAGATGTATCGTTTTGGCCAACGCGCGGTTGAGGCGGCGCTCCAAGGCGCTCCGATGTCCCTCCAAAAGCAGATGCGTGCGTGGGCATTGAACCGTCATCATTGGTGTTATATGTGCGGGCAGGCGCTGGAATTCAATCAGAACGACCCCGTCAGAGGTTATACCCTTGAACACATCTGGCCACAATCATATGGAGGCGACAGCATCGAGGACAATTTCCTGCCAGCGTGCCAATCGTGTAACAGCAAAAAGAAGGCCAATTTTGCCACCTGGGCGATGCCACCGATTCAGTCCCTGCTTTATGGAATTGCACCAGACGACCAGCGGCTAGAAGAGATTCACGGATCTTTCAAATTTTCGTTGCATTATCGAGCCGCTCAGGTCCTTGCGATCAAAGAGGGTCGGACACTAAAGGAAGCATTCCTTAAAATTGGGCCCTGGACGACAACTCGATTCATTGATGCAGACGATGTCGCAGATTTCTTCAACCTTGAGAATCACAAACTGTACTGA
- a CDS encoding DGQHR domain-containing protein: MAIFDYECLVSHQRNTPGAPTFLLFHAPAGEVLQWAAIKRLEEEAGAPQRQTSPAKVKAIRRFLETDERNTIPTSVIITLDLTNGEFTEPLAPSSIGRIRFEWNEGDPKPGLVIDGQHRLYGIDEFNHGTQVNLVAITNAGDMEKAFQFLVINNKASKVSQDHIRALALHYDEGALRNRLKTARLNLDPNVGYVGIVNEGEDSPFRGLISWPTTPEENRVVVPSAIEASITYIQQKKVKDFESDDVLLEFFYTIWRRIHERWPELWTAQSRLLSKVGVICMTQYMTDALTSSYDLGRLNISDPEQVGLLVDEILDTQERKFWRVPWTSSSYDTKVGRAIIVQSLTQIARNLRSGSSWFEDVEMVDATEIEADEVEPPVPPAQV, from the coding sequence ATGGCGATATTTGACTATGAATGCCTTGTTTCCCACCAGCGCAACACGCCTGGTGCACCCACTTTTCTCCTTTTTCATGCGCCGGCAGGCGAGGTCCTCCAATGGGCAGCAATAAAACGACTAGAGGAAGAAGCTGGCGCACCTCAACGCCAGACAAGTCCTGCTAAGGTAAAAGCGATTCGCCGGTTCCTAGAAACCGACGAACGAAATACGATTCCTACATCTGTAATCATTACCCTCGACCTTACGAATGGCGAATTTACGGAACCCCTCGCGCCCTCTTCTATCGGGAGGATTCGTTTTGAATGGAATGAGGGTGACCCGAAGCCCGGACTCGTGATCGACGGACAGCACCGACTTTATGGAATCGACGAATTCAACCACGGTACACAGGTGAATCTCGTAGCGATCACAAATGCCGGTGACATGGAGAAGGCTTTCCAATTCTTGGTCATCAATAACAAGGCTTCGAAGGTTTCCCAGGATCACATAAGAGCCCTTGCCCTTCACTACGATGAGGGTGCGTTAAGAAACCGTCTCAAAACCGCCCGTCTCAACCTGGATCCGAATGTAGGGTATGTCGGAATAGTAAACGAAGGAGAGGATAGTCCTTTCCGGGGCCTGATTTCTTGGCCGACCACCCCAGAGGAAAATCGGGTCGTCGTTCCCTCGGCCATCGAGGCTTCCATAACCTACATTCAACAGAAGAAGGTGAAGGATTTCGAAAGTGATGACGTCTTGCTCGAGTTCTTTTACACAATTTGGCGCCGAATCCATGAACGCTGGCCAGAGCTGTGGACTGCGCAATCGCGATTGCTAAGTAAAGTCGGCGTCATCTGCATGACGCAATACATGACAGACGCACTGACCTCTTCCTATGACCTTGGGCGACTCAACATTTCCGACCCAGAGCAGGTCGGCCTGTTGGTAGATGAGATTCTAGATACTCAAGAGAGAAAATTTTGGCGAGTTCCGTGGACCTCGTCGAGTTACGACACAAAAGTTGGCCGCGCAATTATCGTTCAATCTCTCACCCAGATTGCACGAAACCTGCGCTCAGGATCCTCTTGGTTTGAAGATGTAGAAATGGTTGACGCAACTGAAATCGAGGCAGACGAGGTCGAACCCCCAGTACCGCCCGCCCAGGTTTAG
- a CDS encoding DUF262 domain-containing protein, with amino-acid sequence MSWREELKGQMKTPKRITEIAEQLANGEPSRRYRVRAILKWFGAARKGPKIVQDIQTVLSMAGLITVPALNETPIDDLVRFQSSSTLTAIIGDEVNLDSSYASVPPKNDPIPTEPVISNEVNNGISLGPLMSSEDQLEPENDEEQPTSKPDDHPVTSEIRDWTISSLREKKEKGQLVLQPHFQREYVWDLKPELPSRLIESVLLKIPIPPIYFGKAPQGHLEVIDGQQRLTTLMRFVGNEFSLRMLHAMSSLNGKFFKDLSTQQQERILDEPIRTIVIDAAENTELRYEIFERLNRGSMPLNEQEIRNCAYRGPFNELLAQLEREDNWRKVKGGVAPEQRYKEREMILRFFAFANRLQQYTGKLKQFLNEYMAQYAPKEPQQLKAHTTQFRQTIQNIYAVFGPKAGRLYDVDPHTNKGAWDSKFSILVFEIQASALMNRPIVKVQHSAEQIRELFLFTMLSDSALQDAISKRTGSTLQTNVRWTRFRDLVDPIINGTQVEPRFFDFAFRRALYDKFPICLLCKNQIHSFEDSTVDHITPYSKGGKTARENAQLAHRGCNARKNATTPVIEAT; translated from the coding sequence GTGTCTTGGCGTGAAGAACTGAAGGGGCAAATGAAAACACCAAAGCGCATCACAGAAATTGCGGAACAACTAGCCAACGGTGAACCATCGAGACGGTATAGAGTAAGGGCCATTTTGAAATGGTTTGGAGCCGCCCGCAAGGGGCCGAAGATTGTCCAAGATATTCAAACTGTGCTTTCGATGGCAGGCCTCATTACCGTTCCCGCCCTGAATGAGACGCCAATAGACGACCTAGTTCGATTCCAGTCGTCATCCACTTTGACCGCCATCATCGGCGACGAAGTCAACCTTGATAGTTCCTACGCTTCAGTACCACCAAAGAACGATCCAATCCCGACTGAACCCGTCATATCGAATGAAGTCAATAATGGAATATCCCTCGGTCCGTTAATGTCATCCGAAGACCAACTTGAACCTGAGAACGATGAGGAACAGCCAACAAGCAAACCCGATGACCACCCAGTAACGAGCGAAATACGGGATTGGACAATCTCTTCCCTCAGAGAAAAGAAGGAGAAAGGTCAATTGGTCCTTCAACCTCACTTTCAGCGAGAGTACGTGTGGGACCTTAAACCCGAGTTACCCTCCCGATTGATAGAGTCCGTGTTGCTGAAGATTCCGATTCCCCCGATCTATTTCGGAAAAGCACCCCAAGGGCATTTGGAAGTGATTGACGGGCAGCAGCGCCTCACCACCTTGATGCGTTTCGTCGGAAACGAATTTTCGCTTCGTATGCTCCACGCCATGAGCAGTCTGAACGGTAAGTTCTTCAAAGACCTTTCTACGCAACAGCAAGAAAGAATCCTTGACGAACCTATCCGCACAATCGTGATTGACGCGGCGGAGAATACAGAGCTTCGATACGAGATATTCGAGCGGCTCAACCGTGGATCAATGCCGTTGAACGAGCAAGAAATTCGGAACTGCGCGTACAGAGGCCCGTTCAACGAACTTCTTGCGCAGCTTGAACGCGAGGACAATTGGCGCAAGGTCAAAGGGGGAGTGGCTCCTGAGCAGCGTTACAAAGAACGCGAAATGATACTGCGCTTCTTTGCGTTCGCGAATAGATTGCAACAATACACGGGCAAACTAAAGCAATTCTTAAACGAATATATGGCTCAGTATGCCCCTAAGGAGCCACAGCAACTGAAGGCTCATACAACACAATTCCGGCAGACAATTCAGAACATCTATGCGGTCTTCGGCCCCAAAGCGGGACGACTTTATGATGTCGACCCGCATACGAACAAAGGAGCGTGGGATAGTAAGTTTTCGATTTTGGTTTTTGAAATTCAGGCGTCGGCACTTATGAATCGACCGATAGTTAAGGTCCAGCATTCGGCGGAGCAGATTCGGGAGTTGTTCCTATTTACAATGCTCTCCGACTCCGCATTGCAAGACGCAATATCGAAGCGCACCGGAAGCACGTTACAAACAAACGTTCGGTGGACACGATTCCGCGATTTGGTTGATCCGATCATCAATGGCACCCAAGTTGAGCCTAGGTTCTTTGATTTTGCGTTTCGGCGTGCGCTATACGACAAGTTCCCAATTTGCTTGCTATGTAAGAACCAAATTCACTCATTCGAGGACAGCACTGTCGATCACATTACGCCGTACAGCAAGGGAGGGAAGACGGCCCGGGAAAATGCTCAACTTGCGCACCGCGGATGCAATGCCCGCAAGAACGCCACTACGCCCGTGATTGAGGCCACGTAG